In one Streptomyces venezuelae genomic region, the following are encoded:
- the rplC gene encoding 50S ribosomal protein L3 has translation MTKQIKGILGEKLGMTQVWDENNRVVPVTVVKAGPCVVTQVRTNDSDGYESVQIAFGEIDPRKVNKPLKGHFAKADVTPRRHLVEIRTAGASEYTLGQELTAETFEAGIKVDVTGKSKGKGFAGVMKRHNFAGGKASHGAHRVHRKPGSIGGCATPGRVFKGQRMAGRMGSERVTTQNLTVHAVDAEKGLLLIKGAVPGPNGGLVLVRTAAKGA, from the coding sequence ATGACCAAGCAGATCAAGGGCATCCTGGGCGAGAAGCTCGGCATGACCCAGGTCTGGGACGAGAACAACCGTGTCGTCCCGGTGACCGTGGTCAAGGCCGGACCCTGCGTCGTTACCCAGGTCCGTACGAATGACAGCGACGGCTACGAGTCGGTCCAGATCGCCTTCGGCGAGATCGACCCGCGCAAGGTGAACAAGCCCCTCAAGGGCCACTTCGCCAAGGCCGACGTGACCCCCCGTCGCCACCTCGTCGAGATCCGTACCGCTGGTGCCAGCGAGTACACCCTCGGCCAGGAGCTGACTGCCGAGACGTTCGAGGCCGGTATCAAGGTCGACGTCACCGGCAAGAGCAAGGGCAAGGGCTTCGCCGGTGTGATGAAGCGTCACAACTTCGCCGGTGGCAAGGCCTCCCACGGTGCCCACCGCGTGCACCGCAAGCCCGGTTCCATCGGTGGCTGCGCCACGCCCGGCCGTGTGTTCAAGGGCCAGCGCATGGCCGGTCGCATGGGCAGCGAGCGGGTCACCACCCAGAACCTGACCGTCCACGCCGTTGACGCGGAGAAGGGTCTGCTGCTCATCAAGGGCGCGGTTCCTGGTCCGAACGGCGGCCTCGTCCTGGTCCGTACTGCGGCCAAGGGGGCCTGA
- the rplP gene encoding 50S ribosomal protein L16, which produces MLIPRRVKHRKQHHPKRSGMSKGGTQVAFGEYGIQALTPAYVTNRQIEAARIAMTRHIKRGGKVWINIYPDRPLTKKPAETRMGSGKGSPEWWIANVKPGRVMFELSYPNEKIAREALTRAAHKLPMKCRIVRREAGES; this is translated from the coding sequence ATGCTGATCCCCCGTAGGGTCAAGCACCGCAAGCAGCACCACCCGAAGCGCAGCGGTATGTCCAAGGGTGGCACGCAGGTTGCGTTCGGCGAGTACGGCATCCAGGCGCTGACCCCGGCGTACGTGACGAACCGTCAGATCGAGGCCGCTCGTATCGCCATGACGCGTCACATCAAGCGCGGTGGCAAGGTCTGGATCAACATCTACCCGGACCGCCCCCTCACCAAGAAGCCTGCCGAGACCCGCATGGGTTCCGGTAAGGGTTCTCCGGAGTGGTGGATCGCCAACGTCAAGCCCGGACGCGTGATGTTCGAGCTGTCGTACCCGAACGAGAAGATTGCTCGTGAGGCGCTCACCCGCGCTGCTCACAAGCTTCCGATGAAGTGCCGCATCGTCCGGCGCGAGGCAGGTGAGTCGTGA
- the rplF gene encoding 50S ribosomal protein L6, producing MSRIGKLPITVPAGVDVTIDGQTVAVKGPKGALSHTIVAPIEIAKGEDGVLNVTRPNDERQNKALHGLSRTLVANMITGVTQGYVKKLEISGVGYRVLAKGSNLEFSLGYSHPILIEAPEGISFKVESATKFSVEGIDKQKVGEVAANIRKLRKPDPYKAKGVKYEGEVIRRKVGKAGK from the coding sequence ATGTCGCGTATTGGCAAGCTCCCCATCACGGTTCCCGCCGGCGTGGACGTCACCATCGACGGCCAGACGGTCGCGGTCAAGGGCCCCAAGGGTGCCCTGAGCCACACCATCGTCGCGCCGATCGAGATCGCTAAGGGTGAGGACGGCGTCCTGAACGTCACCCGCCCGAACGACGAGCGTCAGAACAAGGCCCTCCACGGCCTGTCCCGCACGCTGGTGGCGAACATGATCACCGGCGTGACCCAGGGTTACGTGAAGAAGCTCGAAATCAGCGGTGTCGGTTACCGCGTCCTGGCGAAGGGCTCCAACCTGGAGTTCTCGCTCGGCTACAGCCACCCGATCCTGATCGAGGCGCCCGAGGGCATCTCCTTCAAGGTCGAATCGGCGACCAAGTTCTCGGTCGAGGGCATCGACAAGCAGAAGGTCGGCGAGGTTGCGGCCAACATCCGCAAGCTGCGCAAGCCCGACCCGTACAAGGCCAAGGGCGTCAAGTACGAAGGCGAAGTCATCCGCCGCAAGGTCGGAAAGGCGGGTAAGTAA
- the rplE gene encoding 50S ribosomal protein L5 codes for MTTTTTPRLKTKYREEITGKLREEFSYENVMQIPGLVKIVVNMGVGDAARDSKLIDGAIRDLTTITGQKPAVTKARKSIAQFKLREGQPIGCHVTLRGDRMWEFLDRTLSLALPRIRDFRGLSPKQFDGRGNYTFGLTEQVMFHEIDQDKIDRVRGMDITVVTTATNDAEGRALLRHLGFPFKEA; via the coding sequence ATGACGACCACCACCACTCCGCGTCTCAAGACGAAGTACCGCGAGGAGATCACGGGCAAGCTGCGTGAGGAGTTCTCGTACGAGAACGTCATGCAGATCCCCGGCCTGGTCAAGATCGTGGTCAACATGGGTGTCGGCGACGCCGCCCGTGACTCGAAGCTGATCGACGGCGCCATCCGCGACCTCACCACGATCACCGGTCAGAAGCCGGCCGTGACGAAGGCCCGGAAGTCCATCGCGCAGTTCAAGCTGCGCGAGGGCCAGCCGATCGGCTGCCACGTCACGCTCCGTGGCGACCGCATGTGGGAGTTCCTGGACCGCACCCTGTCGCTCGCGCTGCCGCGCATCCGCGACTTCCGTGGTCTGTCCCCCAAGCAGTTCGACGGCCGTGGCAACTACACCTTCGGTCTCACGGAGCAGGTCATGTTCCACGAGATCGACCAGGACAAGATCGACCGCGTCCGGGGTATGGACATCACCGTGGTGACCACGGCGACCAACGACGCTGAGGGCCGTGCGCTCCTTCGTCACCTCGGCTTCCCGTTCAAGGAGGCGTAA
- a CDS encoding type Z 30S ribosomal protein S14 — protein MAKKALIAKAARKPKFGVRAYTRCQRCGRPHSVYRKFGLCRVCLREMAHRGELPGVTKSSW, from the coding sequence ATGGCGAAGAAGGCTCTGATTGCCAAGGCTGCTCGTAAGCCCAAGTTCGGTGTGCGTGCGTACACCCGCTGCCAGCGCTGCGGCCGTCCGCACTCCGTCTACCGCAAGTTCGGCCTCTGCCGCGTGTGCCTTCGTGAGATGGCTCACCGTGGCGAGCTGCCGGGCGTGACCAAGAGCTCCTGGTAG
- the rplB gene encoding 50S ribosomal protein L2: MGIRKYKPTTPGRRGSSVADFVEVTRSTPEKSLVRPLHSKGGRNNSGRVTVRHQGGGHKRAYRVIDFRRHDKDGVPAKVAHIEYDPNRTARIALLHYADGEKRYILAPRGTQQGDRIESGPGADIKPGNNMALRNIPVGTTIHAIELRPGGGAKFARSAGASVQLLAKEGAMAHLRMPSGEIRLVDVRCRATIGEVGNAEQSNINWGKAGRMRWKGVRPTVRGVVMNPVDHPHGGGEGKTSGGRHPVSPWGKKEGRTRDRNKASNKYIVRRRKSNKKR, encoded by the coding sequence ATGGGAATCCGCAAGTACAAGCCGACTACGCCGGGCCGTCGTGGCTCCTCCGTAGCCGACTTCGTCGAGGTAACGCGGTCCACGCCGGAGAAGTCGCTGGTTCGCCCGCTGCACAGCAAGGGCGGCCGTAACAATTCCGGTCGTGTGACCGTTCGCCACCAGGGTGGTGGCCACAAGCGCGCCTACCGCGTGATCGACTTCCGTCGCCACGACAAGGACGGCGTGCCGGCCAAGGTCGCGCACATCGAGTACGACCCCAACCGCACGGCGCGCATCGCGCTGCTGCACTACGCGGACGGCGAGAAGCGCTACATCCTCGCCCCGCGCGGCACGCAGCAGGGTGACCGGATTGAGAGCGGCCCCGGTGCCGACATCAAGCCCGGCAACAACATGGCGCTGCGCAACATCCCCGTGGGTACGACGATCCACGCCATCGAGCTGCGGCCCGGCGGCGGCGCGAAGTTCGCCCGCTCCGCGGGTGCCTCCGTGCAGCTGCTCGCGAAGGAAGGCGCCATGGCGCACCTTCGCATGCCGTCCGGTGAGATCCGCCTGGTCGACGTCCGCTGCCGCGCCACCATCGGCGAGGTCGGCAACGCCGAGCAGTCGAACATCAACTGGGGCAAGGCCGGCCGTATGCGCTGGAAGGGCGTCCGCCCGACCGTGCGTGGTGTCGTGATGAACCCGGTCGACCACCCGCACGGTGGTGGTGAAGGCAAGACTTCCGGTGGTCGTCACCCGGTCTCGCCGTGGGGCAAGAAGGAGGGTCGTACTCGTGATCGCAACAAGGCGAGCAACAAGTACATCGTCCGTCGCCGCAAGTCGAACAAGAAGCGCTAG
- the rplN gene encoding 50S ribosomal protein L14 translates to MIQQESRLRVADNTGAKEILTIRVLGGSGRRYAGIGDVIVATVKDAIPGGNVKKGDVVKAVIVRTVKERRRPDGSYIRFDENAAVILKNDGDPRGTRIFGPVGRELREKKFMKIISLAPEVL, encoded by the coding sequence GTGATCCAGCAGGAGTCGCGACTGCGCGTCGCCGACAACACGGGTGCGAAGGAAATTCTCACCATCCGTGTTCTCGGTGGCTCGGGTCGCCGCTACGCGGGCATCGGTGACGTCATCGTCGCCACCGTGAAGGACGCGATCCCCGGTGGCAACGTGAAGAAGGGTGACGTCGTCAAGGCGGTCATCGTTCGCACCGTCAAGGAGCGCCGCCGTCCGGACGGCTCGTACATCCGCTTCGACGAGAACGCCGCCGTCATTCTGAAGAACGACGGCGACCCTCGCGGCACCCGTATCTTCGGCCCCGTCGGCCGTGAGCTGCGCGAGAAGAAGTTCATGAAGATCATCTCGCTCGCGCCGGAGGTGCTGTAA
- the rpsJ gene encoding 30S ribosomal protein S10 produces the protein MAGQKIRIRLKAYDHEVIDSSAKKIVETVTRTGASVAGPVPLPTEKNVYCVIKSPHKYKDSREHFEMRTHKRLIDILDPTPKTVDSLMRLDLPAGVDIEIKL, from the coding sequence ATGGCGGGACAGAAGATCCGCATCCGGCTCAAGGCCTACGACCACGAGGTCATCGACTCCTCGGCGAAGAAGATCGTCGAGACGGTGACCCGCACTGGTGCGTCGGTCGCGGGCCCGGTGCCGCTGCCCACTGAGAAGAACGTGTACTGCGTCATCAAGTCGCCGCACAAGTACAAGGACTCTCGCGAGCACTTCGAGATGCGCACGCACAAGCGCCTGATCGACATCCTCGACCCGACCCCCAAGACCGTTGACTCGCTGATGCGCCTGGACCTTCCGGCCGGCGTTGACATCGAGATCAAGCTCTGA
- the rpsQ gene encoding 30S ribosomal protein S17 → MSESNVTEETKAARGFRKTRQGLVVSDKMDKTVVVAVEDRVTHALYGKVIRRTNKLKAHDEQNAAGVGDRVLLMETRPLSATKRWRIVEILEKAK, encoded by the coding sequence ATGAGCGAGAGCAACGTGACTGAAGAGACGAAGGCCGCGCGCGGCTTCCGCAAGACCCGTCAGGGTCTGGTCGTCAGCGACAAGATGGACAAGACCGTCGTCGTCGCTGTCGAGGACCGCGTGACGCACGCGCTGTACGGCAAGGTCATCCGCCGTACGAACAAGCTCAAGGCGCACGACGAGCAGAACGCTGCCGGCGTCGGCGACCGCGTCCTCCTGATGGAGACGCGTCCGCTGTCCGCCACCAAGCGCTGGCGCATCGTCGAGATCCTCGAGAAGGCCAAGTAA
- the rplW gene encoding 50S ribosomal protein L23, with the protein MAIRHQSIASKAAKAAKAARVAKAKRIATEGKIAVEPTPLSKSFSDPRDVLVKPVVSEKSYALLDEGKYTFIVAPGANKTQIKQAVEAVFSVKVTGVNTINRQGKRKRTRTGFGKRADTKRAIVTLAEGDRIDIFGQAS; encoded by the coding sequence ATGGCCATCCGTCACCAGAGCATCGCGTCCAAGGCCGCGAAGGCCGCCAAGGCCGCGCGCGTCGCCAAGGCGAAGCGCATCGCGACCGAGGGCAAGATCGCCGTTGAGCCCACCCCGCTGAGCAAGTCCTTCTCGGACCCGCGCGACGTCCTCGTCAAGCCGGTCGTCTCCGAGAAGTCGTACGCGCTGCTCGACGAGGGCAAGTACACGTTCATCGTGGCTCCGGGCGCCAACAAGACCCAGATCAAGCAGGCCGTCGAGGCGGTCTTCTCGGTCAAGGTCACCGGCGTCAACACGATCAACCGTCAGGGCAAGCGGAAGCGTACGCGCACCGGGTTCGGCAAGCGTGCCGACACCAAGCGCGCCATCGTGACCCTTGCTGAGGGCGACCGTATCGACATCTTCGGCCAGGCCTCCTAA
- the rplD gene encoding 50S ribosomal protein L4, translating to MSTIDILSPAGDKTGTVELPAEIFDVEKISIPLIHQVVVAQLAAARQGTHKTKTRGEVRGGGKKPYRQKGTGRARQGSTRAPQFAGGGVVHGPVPRDYSQRTPKKMKAAALRHALTDRARNSRIHVVTNVVEGDISTKAAKTLLGKVSERKNVLLVIDRADETSLLSARNLPQVHILEPGQLNTYDVLVSDDVVFTKAAFESFVSGPKATDTEGSEA from the coding sequence ATGAGCACCATTGACATCCTTTCGCCGGCAGGCGACAAGACCGGGACGGTCGAGCTCCCCGCGGAGATCTTCGACGTCGAGAAGATCAGCATCCCGCTGATCCACCAGGTCGTCGTCGCGCAGCTGGCCGCGGCCCGTCAGGGCACGCACAAGACCAAGACCCGCGGCGAAGTCCGTGGTGGTGGCAAGAAGCCTTACCGCCAGAAGGGCACCGGCCGCGCGCGCCAGGGTTCGACCCGTGCGCCGCAGTTCGCCGGCGGTGGCGTCGTCCACGGCCCCGTGCCGCGTGACTACTCGCAGCGCACGCCCAAGAAGATGAAGGCTGCCGCTCTGCGTCACGCCCTCACCGACCGGGCGCGCAACTCCCGCATCCACGTTGTCACCAACGTGGTCGAGGGCGACATCTCCACGAAGGCCGCGAAGACGCTGCTCGGCAAGGTCAGCGAGCGCAAGAACGTGCTCCTGGTCATCGACCGCGCGGACGAGACTTCGCTGCTCTCCGCCCGCAACCTGCCCCAGGTCCACATCCTGGAGCCGGGCCAGCTGAACACGTACGACGTGCTCGTCTCGGACGACGTGGTCTTCACCAAGGCCGCGTTCGAGTCCTTCGTGTCCGGCCCGAAGGCCACTGACACCGAAGGGAGCGAAGCCTGA
- the rpmC gene encoding 50S ribosomal protein L29 — protein sequence MSAGTKASELRELGNEELVNKLREAKEELFNLRFQAATGQLENHGRLKAVRKDIARIYTLMRERELGIETVESA from the coding sequence ATGTCGGCCGGTACCAAGGCGTCCGAGCTGCGCGAGCTGGGCAACGAGGAGCTTGTCAACAAGCTTCGCGAGGCCAAGGAAGAGCTGTTCAACCTCCGCTTCCAGGCGGCGACGGGCCAGCTCGAGAACCACGGCCGGCTCAAGGCCGTCCGTAAGGACATCGCGCGGATCTACACCCTCATGCGTGAGCGCGAGCTGGGCATCGAGACGGTGGAGAGCGCCTGA
- the rpsS gene encoding 30S ribosomal protein S19, with the protein MPRSLKKGPFVDDHLVKKVDAQNEAGSKNVIKTWSRRSMIIPSMLGHTIAVHNGKTHIPVFVTESMVGHKLGEFSPTRTFRGHVKDDRKSKRR; encoded by the coding sequence ATGCCGCGCAGTCTCAAGAAGGGGCCCTTCGTCGACGACCACCTCGTAAAGAAGGTGGACGCTCAGAACGAAGCCGGTTCCAAGAACGTCATCAAGACCTGGTCCCGTCGCTCGATGATCATTCCCAGCATGCTGGGTCACACGATCGCGGTGCACAACGGCAAGACCCACATCCCGGTGTTCGTCACCGAGTCGATGGTCGGCCACAAGCTCGGCGAGTTCTCGCCGACTCGCACCTTCCGCGGCCACGTCAAGGACGACCGGAAGTCGAAGCGCCGCTAG
- the rpsC gene encoding 30S ribosomal protein S3 has protein sequence MGQKVNPHGFRLGVTTDFKSRWYADKLYKDYVKEDVAIRRMMTSGMERAGISKVEIERTRDRVRVDIHTARPGIVIGRRGAEADRIRGDLEKLTGKQVQLNILEVKNPEVDAQLVAQAVAEQLSSRVSFRRAMRKSMQSAMKAGAKGIKIQCGGRLGGAEMSRSEFYREGRVPLHTLRANVDYGFFEAKTTFGRIGVKVWIYKGDVKNIAEVRAENAAARAGNRPARGGNDRPARGGRGGERGGRGRKPQQSAPAAEAPKAEAPAAAPAAESTGTEA, from the coding sequence ATGGGCCAGAAGGTAAACCCGCACGGGTTCCGGCTCGGTGTCACGACCGACTTCAAGTCGCGTTGGTATGCCGACAAGCTGTACAAGGACTACGTCAAGGAAGACGTCGCCATCCGTCGGATGATGACGTCCGGCATGGAGCGCGCCGGCATCTCGAAGGTTGAGATCGAGCGCACCCGTGACCGCGTGCGTGTGGACATCCACACCGCTCGTCCCGGCATCGTCATCGGCCGTCGTGGCGCCGAGGCCGACCGCATCCGCGGTGACCTCGAGAAGCTCACGGGCAAGCAGGTCCAGCTGAACATCCTCGAGGTCAAGAACCCCGAGGTCGACGCTCAGCTCGTGGCCCAGGCCGTCGCGGAGCAGCTGTCCTCCCGCGTCTCCTTCCGTCGCGCCATGCGTAAGAGCATGCAGTCGGCGATGAAGGCGGGCGCCAAGGGCATCAAGATCCAGTGTGGTGGCCGCCTCGGTGGCGCCGAGATGTCGCGCTCGGAGTTCTACCGCGAGGGCCGTGTGCCCCTGCACACGCTCCGCGCCAACGTGGACTACGGCTTCTTCGAGGCCAAGACGACCTTCGGCCGCATCGGTGTGAAGGTCTGGATCTACAAGGGCGACGTCAAGAACATCGCCGAGGTCCGCGCCGAGAACGCCGCTGCCCGCGCCGGCAACCGCCCGGCCCGTGGTGGCAACGACCGCCCGGCCCGCGGTGGCCGTGGTGGCGAGCGTGGCGGCCGCGGTCGCAAGCCGCAGCAGTCGGCTCCGGCCGCCGAGGCCCCCAAGGCCGAGGCGCCCGCCGCTGCTCCGGCTGCTGAGAGCACCGGAACGGAGGCCTGA
- the rplX gene encoding 50S ribosomal protein L24 produces the protein MKIKKGDLVQVITGKDKGKQGKVIAAYPRDERVLVEGVNRVKKHTKAGPTASGSQAGGIVTTEAPVHVSNVQLVVEKDGNKVVTRVGYRFDDEGNKIRVAKRTGEDI, from the coding sequence ATGAAGATCAAGAAGGGCGACCTGGTCCAGGTCATCACCGGTAAGGACAAGGGCAAGCAGGGCAAGGTCATTGCCGCTTACCCGCGCGACGAGCGCGTCCTGGTCGAGGGTGTCAACCGGGTCAAGAAGCACACGAAGGCCGGCCCGACCGCCAGCGGCTCGCAGGCCGGCGGCATCGTGACCACCGAGGCCCCCGTCCACGTCTCCAACGTCCAGCTGGTCGTGGAGAAGGACGGCAACAAGGTCGTCACGCGCGTCGGTTACCGCTTCGACGACGAGGGCAACAAGATCCGCGTTGCCAAGCGGACGGGTGAGGACATCTGA
- the rplV gene encoding 50S ribosomal protein L22, with the protein MEARAQARYIRVTPMKARRVVDLIRGMDATEAQAVLRFAPQAASVPVGKVLDSAIANAAHNYDHTDASSLVISEAYVDEGPTLKRFRPRAQGRAYRIRKRTSHITVVVSSKEGTR; encoded by the coding sequence ATGGAAGCCAGGGCCCAGGCGCGGTACATCCGCGTCACGCCCATGAAGGCCCGCCGCGTGGTGGACCTCATCCGTGGCATGGATGCCACGGAGGCTCAGGCGGTCCTGCGTTTCGCCCCGCAGGCCGCGAGCGTGCCGGTCGGCAAGGTGCTGGACAGCGCCATTGCCAACGCCGCGCACAACTACGACCACACCGACGCCTCTTCGCTGGTCATCAGCGAGGCGTACGTGGATGAGGGCCCGACCCTGAAGCGGTTCCGTCCGCGTGCTCAGGGCCGTGCCTACCGGATCCGTAAGCGGACCAGCCACATCACCGTGGTCGTCAGCAGCAAGGAAGGAACCCGGTAA
- the rpsH gene encoding 30S ribosomal protein S8, whose translation MTMTDPIADMLTRLRNANSAYHDTVAMPHSKIKSHIAEILQQEGFITGWKVEDAEVGKNLVLELKFGPNRERSIAGIKRISKPGLRVYAKSTNLPKVLGGLGVAIISTSHGLLTGQQAGKKGVGGEVLAYVW comes from the coding sequence ATGACCATGACTGATCCGATCGCGGACATGCTGACTCGTCTGCGTAACGCGAACTCGGCGTACCACGACACCGTGGCGATGCCGCACAGCAAGATCAAGTCTCACATCGCGGAGATCCTCCAGCAGGAGGGCTTCATCACGGGCTGGAAGGTCGAGGACGCCGAGGTCGGCAAGAACCTCGTTCTCGAGCTGAAGTTCGGCCCGAACCGTGAGCGCTCCATTGCGGGCATCAAGCGGATCTCCAAGCCCGGTCTCCGGGTTTACGCGAAGTCCACCAACCTGCCGAAGGTCCTCGGCGGCCTCGGCGTGGCGATCATCTCCACGTCGCACGGTCTCCTGACCGGCCAGCAGGCAGGCAAGAAGGGCGTAGGTGGGGAAGTCCTCGCCTACGTCTGGTAG